A stretch of the Nitratireductor thuwali genome encodes the following:
- a CDS encoding lipid A biosynthesis lauroyl acyltransferase yields the protein MKPFPVKLGRMLKTAEHWASARLMLAVLALLRRLPPDKALDFAESAARRVGPKLGRHRVAMDNLRQAYPDRRPEELEAIASDMWANMARLAVEYVFLDKLFDYDPDTAEPGRVEVKGREIFERVRDEAGPHIFFTGHLGNFEFLPIAASTFGLRVTSLFRAPNNPYVADYIHRTRSSSMGSLLASRSGAALHLARVLEDGGNIGVLVDQKFMRGVMTRFFGRPCQTSPLVPKLARQYECDVYPARCIRLPGGRFRLEVEDKITPPRDDKGAVDVDRMAQQLNDIVERWVREDPGQWMWFHKRWDIR from the coding sequence ATGAAACCGTTTCCGGTCAAGCTCGGCCGCATGCTCAAGACGGCTGAACACTGGGCGAGCGCCCGGCTCATGCTGGCCGTTCTGGCACTGCTGCGCCGGTTGCCTCCGGACAAGGCGCTGGATTTTGCGGAGAGTGCGGCCCGCAGGGTCGGCCCCAAACTCGGGCGTCATCGCGTGGCGATGGATAATCTGCGCCAGGCCTATCCCGACAGAAGACCCGAGGAACTGGAAGCGATCGCCTCGGATATGTGGGCCAACATGGCGCGCCTGGCGGTCGAATACGTTTTTCTCGACAAGCTGTTCGACTACGACCCGGACACCGCCGAGCCCGGACGCGTCGAGGTCAAAGGCCGCGAGATCTTCGAGCGCGTGCGCGATGAGGCCGGGCCGCACATCTTCTTCACCGGCCATCTCGGCAATTTCGAGTTTCTGCCGATCGCCGCCTCGACATTCGGCCTGCGCGTCACGTCACTCTTCCGCGCGCCCAACAATCCCTATGTCGCCGACTATATCCACAGGACCCGCAGTTCATCGATGGGCAGCCTGCTCGCCTCGCGCTCCGGCGCCGCACTGCATCTGGCCAGGGTGTTGGAGGACGGCGGCAATATCGGCGTGCTGGTCGACCAGAAGTTCATGCGCGGCGTCATGACCCGCTTTTTCGGCCGCCCCTGCCAGACGAGTCCGCTGGTGCCGAAACTTGCCCGGCAATATGAGTGCGACGTCTATCCGGCCCGCTGCATCCGCCTGCCCGGCGGCCGCTTCCGGCTGGAGGTCGAAGACAAGATCACGCCGCCGCGCGACGATAAGGGCGCCGTCGACGTCGATCGCATGGCCCAGCAGCTCAACGATATCGTCGAGCGCTGGGTGCGCGAGGATCCCGGCCAGTGGATGTGGTTCCACAAGCGCTGGGACATACGTTGA
- a CDS encoding L,D-transpeptidase, with translation MRNLIGGAVVAAAIMLGFGGTSVAATLVAKVDVSSQTMTVVHRGRVIHRWKVSTARRGYVTPRGQWRPKRMHRMWHSRKYDMSPMPYSIFYHRGYAIHGTNAVSRLGSPASHGCVRLHTSNAARLYSLVKQVGPGNTRVVVVD, from the coding sequence ATGCGGAATCTTATCGGAGGAGCCGTGGTCGCGGCCGCGATCATGCTTGGATTCGGCGGGACAAGCGTTGCCGCCACGCTTGTGGCGAAGGTGGACGTTTCCAGCCAGACGATGACGGTGGTGCATCGCGGCCGGGTGATCCACCGCTGGAAGGTGTCGACGGCACGGCGCGGCTATGTCACACCGCGCGGCCAGTGGCGGCCGAAGCGCATGCATCGCATGTGGCATTCGCGCAAATACGACATGTCGCCGATGCCGTATTCGATCTTCTATCACCGCGGCTACGCGATCCACGGGACCAACGCGGTCAGCAGGCTCGGAAGCCCCGCTTCGCACGGCTGCGTGCGGCTACACACCTCCAACGCGGCGCGGCTTTATTCGCTGGTCAAGCAGGTGGGGCCGGGCAATACGCGGGTCGTGGTGGTCGATTGA
- a CDS encoding beta-ketoacyl-ACP synthase has product MKTTDKFGRPLVAVTGMGVVTSLGQGKKDNWEALTSGRSGIHAITRFPVDHLATKISGMVDFLEESDKGASRLTYALADLAASEALAESELPATDFAGPLFLAAPPVEIDWHHRLSLYARSDKGGNWRSLIEAARKLRDSELFDETQFATIADRLADKYGTRGLPITLSTACASGATAIQLGTEAIRRGECDRALAIGADGSATAEALIRFSLLSALTTQNDPPEKASKPFSKDRSGFVLAEGSGALVLESLESALARGAEVLGIMRGCGEKADDFHRTRSKPDGSPAIAAVRAALDDAGMSTEEIEYINAHGTSTQENEKMEHLSLSTVFGERIGSIPISSNKSMIGHTLSAAGAIEAVFSFMTMREGVIPPTINYEVPDPAIELDVVPNVKRAADVAAVLSNSFGFGGQNACLVMAREAG; this is encoded by the coding sequence ATGAAGACAACCGACAAGTTTGGCAGGCCCCTCGTCGCAGTGACCGGCATGGGCGTGGTCACATCGCTCGGCCAGGGCAAGAAGGACAATTGGGAGGCGCTGACCAGCGGCCGCTCCGGCATCCACGCCATTACCCGTTTTCCGGTTGACCACCTGGCGACGAAAATCTCCGGCATGGTCGACTTTCTCGAAGAGAGCGACAAGGGGGCAAGCCGCCTCACCTACGCGCTGGCGGATCTCGCCGCGAGCGAGGCGCTGGCCGAGTCCGAATTGCCGGCTACCGATTTCGCGGGCCCGCTGTTCCTGGCCGCGCCGCCCGTGGAGATCGACTGGCATCACCGGCTGAGCCTTTACGCCCGTTCCGACAAGGGCGGCAACTGGCGCAGCCTGATCGAGGCGGCGCGCAAGCTGCGCGACAGCGAACTTTTCGACGAAACGCAATTCGCCACCATTGCCGATCGGCTGGCCGACAAATACGGCACGCGCGGCCTGCCCATCACGCTGTCCACCGCGTGCGCCTCCGGCGCCACCGCCATCCAGCTCGGCACCGAGGCCATCCGCCGGGGCGAGTGCGACCGGGCATTGGCCATCGGAGCGGACGGTTCGGCGACGGCCGAAGCGCTCATCCGCTTCTCGTTGCTTTCGGCGCTCACCACCCAGAACGACCCGCCGGAGAAGGCCTCGAAACCTTTTTCCAAGGATCGCAGCGGCTTCGTGCTCGCCGAAGGTTCGGGTGCGCTGGTGCTGGAATCCCTAGAAAGCGCTCTGGCGCGCGGGGCCGAGGTGCTGGGCATCATGCGCGGCTGCGGAGAGAAGGCGGACGACTTCCACCGCACCCGCTCGAAGCCCGACGGCTCGCCCGCCATTGCCGCCGTGCGCGCCGCCCTCGACGATGCCGGCATGAGCACCGAGGAGATCGAGTATATCAACGCCCACGGCACGTCGACCCAGGAAAACGAGAAGATGGAGCATCTCTCGCTCTCGACCGTTTTCGGCGAGCGCATCGGCTCGATCCCGATTTCGTCCAACAAATCCATGATCGGCCACACGCTGTCGGCCGCCGGCGCGATCGAGGCCGTGTTTTCCTTCATGACCATGCGCGAAGGCGTGATCCCGCCCACCATCAATTACGAGGTCCCGGACCCGGCGATCGAGCTCGACGTGGTGCCCAATGTCAAGCGCGCGGCCGATGTCGCGGCCGTCCTGTCGAACTCGTTCGGCTTCGGCGGCCAGAATGCCTGCCTTGTCATGGCGCGTGAAGCCGGATAA
- a CDS encoding zinc-binding dehydrogenase: protein MRALQLVADRKLELSEVPPPPPPGQGEVTVNIRAVALNHIDVWGWRGMAFAKRKLPLTVGAEASGVVDAVGAGVSGLLPGQLVSIYGARTCGLCRPCREGRDNLCEHVGGVHGFHLDGFAQEKINLPARLLVPAPPGVDEIGAAVAPVTFGTVEHMLFDNARLEPGETILVHAGGSGIGSAAIQLAKRMGCTVITTVGSDAKIDRAKALGADHVINYREDRFEGAVRKITRKRGVDVVFEHVGADTWAGSMLCLKRGGRLVTCGSTSGVSTSMNLMQLFQQQLKLFGSFGCRMENMADAMQKMAAGLVAPVIDTEVGISEIDKALARMEGRDVFGKIILRLE from the coding sequence ATGCGCGCACTGCAACTCGTCGCCGATCGCAAGCTCGAACTGAGCGAGGTCCCGCCCCCGCCCCCGCCGGGCCAGGGCGAGGTGACGGTCAATATCCGCGCCGTCGCGCTCAATCATATCGACGTGTGGGGCTGGCGCGGAATGGCCTTCGCCAAGCGCAAGCTGCCGCTGACCGTGGGCGCCGAGGCCTCGGGCGTGGTCGACGCCGTAGGGGCTGGCGTGAGCGGCCTCCTGCCCGGCCAACTGGTCTCGATCTACGGCGCGCGCACCTGCGGGCTTTGCCGCCCCTGTCGCGAAGGCCGCGACAATCTTTGCGAACATGTGGGCGGCGTGCACGGCTTCCATCTCGACGGCTTCGCCCAGGAGAAGATCAACCTGCCGGCGCGCCTGCTGGTCCCCGCCCCGCCCGGCGTCGACGAGATCGGCGCGGCGGTGGCGCCCGTGACCTTCGGCACGGTCGAACACATGCTCTTCGACAATGCGAGGCTCGAGCCCGGCGAGACGATCCTGGTCCACGCCGGCGGCTCCGGCATCGGATCGGCGGCGATCCAGCTCGCCAAGCGCATGGGCTGCACCGTCATCACCACCGTGGGCTCCGACGCCAAGATCGACAGGGCGAAGGCGCTGGGCGCCGACCACGTCATCAACTACCGCGAAGACCGCTTCGAAGGCGCTGTGCGCAAGATCACCCGGAAGCGTGGCGTCGATGTGGTGTTCGAGCATGTGGGCGCCGACACCTGGGCGGGATCGATGCTCTGCCTGAAGCGCGGCGGCCGGCTTGTCACCTGCGGCTCCACCTCCGGCGTGTCGACCAGCATGAACCTTATGCAGCTCTTCCAGCAGCAGTTGAAGCTGTTCGGCTCCTTCGGCTGCCGCATGGAGAACATGGCCGACGCGATGCAGAAGATGGCGGCCGGCCTCGTTGCCCCCGTCATCGACACCGAAGTCGGCATCAGTGAGATCGACAAGGCGCTCGCGCGCATGGAAGGGCGCGACGTCTTCGGCAAGATCATCCTGCGCCTCGAATAG